One stretch of Marinobacterium iners DNA includes these proteins:
- a CDS encoding homoserine kinase encodes MAVYTDISRAQLEALLEDYALGRLVSFEGIEGGIENSNFFVTLDLDGHEQQYVLTLFEELAFDEMPFFVELGQWLHTRQVPVPFAIKDRNGIALKQVCAKPAFFQPRFQGHHVSREQLTTAHCTEIGTALAQLHLAGEEFYLRRQAQRGVFWWRRESQAIRHLLKPEDAELLQQEVALFDQLREKPFGLPLGTIHGDLFHDNALFRDGHLEAILDIYNAATAFLLFDLAIVANDWCTNAQGQADPVREQALLKAYASVRPFTDEEVAAWPTLVRTAAMRFWLSRLIPWLGVEQASRSGISTKLKDPDEFRRTLLARIETPASI; translated from the coding sequence TTGGCCGTATATACCGATATCAGCCGCGCTCAACTTGAAGCCCTGCTGGAAGACTATGCGCTGGGTAGACTGGTCAGCTTCGAAGGGATCGAAGGTGGCATCGAAAACAGCAACTTCTTCGTTACGCTGGACCTTGACGGCCACGAACAGCAGTACGTTCTGACACTGTTCGAAGAGTTGGCTTTCGACGAGATGCCATTCTTTGTCGAGCTGGGCCAGTGGCTGCATACGCGTCAGGTACCGGTTCCCTTTGCGATCAAGGATCGCAACGGTATTGCGCTGAAACAGGTGTGCGCCAAACCCGCCTTTTTCCAGCCCCGCTTCCAGGGACATCATGTCAGTCGCGAACAGCTGACAACGGCACACTGTACCGAGATCGGCACAGCACTGGCACAGCTCCACCTGGCCGGCGAAGAGTTCTACCTGCGCAGACAGGCTCAAAGGGGCGTTTTCTGGTGGCGACGCGAGAGTCAGGCCATTCGCCATCTGCTTAAACCGGAAGATGCCGAGCTGCTGCAGCAGGAAGTAGCCCTGTTTGACCAGTTGCGAGAAAAACCCTTCGGCTTGCCGCTTGGTACCATCCACGGCGACCTGTTCCATGACAACGCCCTGTTCCGTGATGGCCATCTGGAAGCGATCCTCGATATCTACAACGCGGCAACCGCTTTCCTGCTGTTTGATCTGGCCATTGTCGCCAACGACTGGTGTACCAACGCACAGGGGCAGGCTGATCCGGTACGGGAGCAGGCACTGCTCAAAGCCTATGCCAGTGTACGCCCGTTTACTGATGAAGAAGTCGCCGCCTGGCCGACGCTGGTTCGCACTGCTGCCATGCGTTTCTGGCTGTCGCGGCTAATACCCTGGCTCGGAGTTGAGCAAGCTTCACGCAGCGGCATCAGCACCAAACTGAAAGATCCGGACGAGTTCCGTCGTACCCTGCTGGCACGTATCGAAACACCCGCCTCAATCTGA
- the uvrD gene encoding DNA helicase II — MDVTHIIDSLNDAQRQAVTADLNNLLVLAGAGSGKTRVLVHRIAWLIETEGLSPYSIMAVTFTNKAAREMRGRIEHLLGINTHGMWVGTFHGLAHRLLRAHWRDAGLRDNFQIMDSDDQLRLVKRLCKEMNLDDSRWPARQFQWFINGQKDEGLRSAHIERTGDPFQAMMIRVYEAYEEACERGGMIDFGELLLRALELLRDRAPQLLKHYRERFRYVLVDEFQDTNAIQYAWLRLLCEGENKLMAVGDDDQSIYGWRGARIENIQHLEQHFPGTETIRLEQNYRSTGTILGAANAVIQNNFGRLGKELWTELGDGEPISLYSAFNEQDEARFIVDQIQKWVEEGNRRDESAILYRSNAQSRVLEEMLIRAGMPYRIYGGQRFYDRLEIKNALAYLRLLANRDDDTAMERVINVPTRGIGTRTIEAIREHARDENVSMWRAANEITELKTLPARANNALQAFVDLINQLDANTRGTELHEQTEHVVQHSGLIEHHEKEKGEKGQSRIENLEELVNAARQFAGQWQEDNEEGFNSPLAAFLDQAALDAGEAQADVHTDSVQLMTLHSAKGLEFPLVFLAGMEEGLFPHSMSAEEPGRLEEERRLCYVGITRAMQKLYMTYAESRRLHGKETFNRVSRFINEIPAEHIEEVRLNATVRRPYSSGYDSESSLFGGGSSLSSAEIPSTDLRLGQAVMHAKFGAGMVTNFEGSGPKARVQVNFEEAGSKWLVVGFANLQPL; from the coding sequence ATGGACGTTACACACATCATCGACTCGCTCAACGACGCCCAGCGGCAGGCGGTTACCGCTGATCTGAACAACCTGCTGGTTCTGGCAGGTGCCGGTTCCGGCAAAACGCGGGTACTGGTGCACCGCATCGCCTGGCTGATCGAAACCGAAGGCCTGTCACCCTATTCAATCATGGCGGTGACCTTTACCAACAAGGCGGCACGGGAGATGCGCGGGCGAATCGAGCACCTGCTGGGGATCAACACCCACGGCATGTGGGTGGGCACCTTCCACGGTCTGGCACATCGCCTGCTGCGTGCCCACTGGCGCGATGCCGGACTGCGCGACAACTTCCAGATCATGGACAGCGACGACCAGCTGCGCCTGGTCAAGCGCTTGTGCAAGGAAATGAACCTGGACGACAGCCGCTGGCCGGCACGTCAGTTTCAGTGGTTCATCAATGGCCAGAAAGACGAAGGCCTGCGCAGCGCCCATATCGAGCGGACGGGCGATCCGTTCCAGGCGATGATGATTCGGGTCTATGAAGCCTACGAAGAGGCCTGTGAACGAGGCGGCATGATCGATTTTGGCGAATTGTTGCTGCGGGCACTGGAACTGCTGCGCGACCGCGCGCCCCAGCTGCTCAAGCACTACCGCGAACGTTTCCGCTATGTGCTGGTGGACGAGTTTCAGGATACCAACGCCATTCAGTATGCCTGGCTGCGCCTGCTGTGTGAGGGCGAGAACAAACTGATGGCGGTGGGCGATGATGACCAGTCGATCTACGGCTGGCGCGGTGCTCGCATCGAGAACATCCAGCATCTTGAACAGCACTTCCCGGGTACCGAAACCATCCGTCTGGAGCAGAACTACCGCTCCACCGGCACCATTCTCGGCGCCGCCAACGCCGTGATCCAGAACAACTTCGGCCGCCTGGGCAAAGAGCTGTGGACCGAGCTTGGCGATGGTGAGCCGATATCGCTCTACAGCGCATTCAACGAGCAGGACGAGGCACGCTTCATCGTTGACCAGATCCAGAAGTGGGTAGAAGAGGGTAATCGCCGAGATGAATCGGCCATTCTATACCGCTCCAACGCCCAGTCGCGGGTGCTGGAGGAGATGCTGATCCGAGCGGGCATGCCCTATCGAATCTACGGTGGCCAACGCTTCTATGACCGGCTGGAGATCAAGAACGCACTGGCTTATCTGCGTCTGCTGGCCAACCGCGATGACGATACCGCCATGGAGCGAGTGATCAATGTTCCCACCCGCGGTATCGGTACCCGCACCATCGAGGCGATTCGCGAACACGCCCGAGACGAGAACGTTTCCATGTGGCGGGCCGCCAATGAAATCACCGAACTGAAAACCCTGCCCGCCCGCGCCAACAATGCGCTGCAGGCCTTTGTCGACCTGATCAATCAGCTGGACGCCAATACCCGTGGTACCGAGTTGCACGAACAGACCGAGCATGTGGTGCAGCATTCCGGCCTGATTGAGCACCACGAAAAAGAGAAGGGCGAGAAGGGCCAGTCTCGTATCGAGAACCTTGAGGAGCTGGTCAACGCCGCCCGCCAGTTTGCCGGCCAGTGGCAGGAAGACAACGAAGAGGGCTTCAATTCACCGCTGGCGGCATTCTTGGACCAGGCGGCACTGGATGCCGGTGAAGCCCAGGCCGATGTGCACACCGACAGTGTACAGCTGATGACGCTGCACTCCGCCAAGGGGCTGGAGTTCCCGCTGGTGTTCCTGGCGGGCATGGAGGAGGGTCTGTTCCCGCACAGCATGTCGGCGGAAGAACCGGGCAGGCTGGAGGAGGAACGCCGCCTCTGCTACGTGGGCATCACCCGCGCCATGCAGAAGCTGTACATGACCTACGCCGAGTCACGCCGCCTGCACGGCAAGGAGACCTTTAACCGCGTATCGCGCTTCATCAACGAGATACCGGCAGAGCATATCGAAGAGGTACGCCTTAACGCCACAGTACGCCGTCCCTACAGCAGCGGGTACGATTCAGAGAGCAGCCTGTTCGGGGGTGGCAGCTCGCTGTCCAGCGCCGAGATCCCCAGTACCGATCTGCGCTTGGGGCAAGCAGTAATGCACGCCAAATTCGGCGCAGGCATGGTGACCAACTTCGAGGGCAGTGGCCCCAAGGCACGGGTACAGGTCAACTTCGAAGAAGCCGGCAGCAAGTGGCTGGTGGTGGGTTTTGCCAACCTGCAACCCTTGTAA
- the astB gene encoding N-succinylarginine dihydrolase, translating into MKAVEVNFDGLVGPTHNYSGLAPGNLASVRNRDQISNPRAAALQGLAKMKRLHDLGLTQGVLPPQPRPEPELLRRLGFAGSDSQVLSRAAVEAPWLLSAACSASSMWTANAATVSPAADTADGRVHFTPANLVSQLHRSMESAMTGEILQRVFHNEQFFCVHNALPASSALGDEGGANHNRLCTGYSDPGVALFVYGRSRQQSGPHRFPARQTLEASEAVARQHGLNPARVIYAQQQPDAIDAGVFHNDVIAVANRNLLFCHEGAFVDQTQVIGRLSHALDGKLNLIQVSEQEVALQAAVQSYLFNSQLLTLSGGHTLLLVPLECRENEQVWHYLQTLLKARKGIDAVEVIDLRQSMRNGGGPACLRLRVVLESEALEACHQGVLFSDQLYAQLIDWVERHYRDRLVPSELADPALLDESRAALDELTRILQLDSLYPFQH; encoded by the coding sequence ATGAAGGCGGTAGAGGTCAATTTTGATGGTCTTGTAGGGCCTACCCACAACTACAGCGGATTGGCGCCGGGCAACCTGGCTTCGGTCCGTAATCGTGACCAGATCTCGAATCCAAGGGCAGCGGCCTTGCAGGGGCTGGCCAAGATGAAACGACTGCATGATTTGGGGCTGACGCAGGGGGTGCTGCCGCCGCAACCCAGGCCGGAGCCTGAATTGCTGCGTCGGCTGGGCTTTGCCGGCTCGGATTCTCAGGTGTTGTCTCGCGCTGCAGTCGAGGCTCCTTGGCTACTTTCAGCTGCCTGTTCCGCCTCTTCCATGTGGACAGCAAACGCGGCGACCGTGTCACCGGCGGCTGATACAGCGGACGGGCGTGTGCACTTTACACCAGCCAATCTGGTCTCTCAGCTTCATCGCAGCATGGAAAGCGCGATGACAGGAGAAATTCTGCAGCGGGTTTTCCACAACGAGCAGTTTTTTTGTGTCCACAACGCGCTGCCGGCCAGCTCGGCACTCGGTGACGAAGGTGGTGCCAATCACAATCGGTTATGCACAGGTTATTCTGATCCGGGTGTTGCTCTGTTTGTTTATGGCCGCAGCCGGCAGCAGTCAGGACCGCACCGCTTCCCTGCGCGTCAAACCCTTGAAGCCAGTGAGGCGGTGGCACGTCAGCATGGGCTGAATCCGGCACGGGTTATTTATGCACAACAGCAACCTGACGCCATCGATGCCGGTGTTTTCCACAATGATGTTATTGCAGTCGCCAATCGTAACCTGCTGTTCTGTCATGAAGGCGCTTTTGTAGATCAGACACAGGTGATTGGTCGCTTGAGCCATGCACTCGATGGCAAGCTGAATCTGATTCAGGTGAGTGAGCAGGAAGTGGCGCTGCAGGCAGCAGTGCAGAGCTATCTGTTCAACAGCCAGCTGTTGACCCTTTCAGGGGGCCATACTTTGCTGCTGGTACCACTGGAATGTCGCGAAAACGAACAGGTCTGGCATTACCTGCAAACATTGCTGAAAGCACGCAAAGGGATCGACGCAGTGGAAGTGATAGATCTGCGCCAGAGCATGCGCAATGGTGGCGGTCCGGCCTGCCTGCGGCTAAGGGTGGTGCTGGAGTCTGAAGCTCTGGAAGCCTGCCATCAGGGAGTTCTGTTCAGCGATCAACTGTATGCGCAGCTGATCGACTGGGTTGAGCGCCATTACCGTGATCGGCTGGTACCCTCCGAGCTGGCCGACCCGGCACTGCTGGATGAGTCGCGCGCCGCTCTGGATGAGCTGACGCGCATTCTGCAGTTGGATAGTCTCTACCCGTTCCAGCATTGA
- the yihA gene encoding ribosome biogenesis GTP-binding protein YihA/YsxC, with protein sequence MSTFDPVIHYNLAHFETSASRLDQCPPDTGAEVAFAGRSNAGKSSAINALTAQTALARTSKTPGRTQLINFFRLNIEGLRLVDLPGYGYAKVPVAMKLHWQRHLDAYLQHRECLQGVVLVMDIRHPMKEFDEMMVHWCSSTGVPLHVLLTKEDKLKRGPAKSTMLQIQKQLKERLGDKVSVQTFSALKKSGVDQLRQRINSWLLPDLKEMQPDEVELIPPKAD encoded by the coding sequence ATGTCTACGTTTGACCCCGTTATCCATTACAACCTTGCTCATTTCGAGACCAGCGCATCACGTCTCGACCAATGTCCGCCCGACACCGGTGCCGAGGTTGCCTTTGCCGGTCGTTCCAATGCCGGCAAATCCAGCGCGATCAACGCATTGACCGCGCAGACCGCGCTGGCACGCACCTCAAAAACCCCAGGACGTACGCAGCTGATCAACTTTTTCAGGCTCAACATTGAAGGCCTTAGACTGGTCGACCTGCCGGGTTACGGCTATGCCAAGGTGCCGGTTGCGATGAAACTTCACTGGCAGCGCCATCTGGATGCCTACCTGCAGCACCGCGAATGCCTGCAGGGTGTGGTACTGGTGATGGATATTCGCCATCCAATGAAGGAATTCGACGAGATGATGGTGCATTGGTGCTCATCGACCGGTGTACCCCTGCACGTGCTGCTGACCAAGGAAGACAAACTCAAGCGAGGTCCGGCCAAGAGCACCATGTTGCAGATTCAGAAGCAACTCAAGGAACGGTTGGGCGACAAGGTGAGTGTGCAGACGTTTTCGGCTCTGAAAAAGTCAGGTGTGGACCAGCTGCGCCAGAGGATCAACAGTTGGCTGCTGCCGGATCTGAAAGAGATGCAACCGGATGAGGTGGAGCTGATTCCACCCAAAGCAGACTGA
- the astD gene encoding succinylglutamate-semialdehyde dehydrogenase, whose product MLDLLINGIWVTGEGTPLVSINPVNGERLWSGQSASLEQVDRALSAARRAASDWGGLGFDLRRQLVERYTDLLQQEAEPMAICIAEETGKPLWEARTEVTSMIGKTALSIRAYSERTGCHISEQNGIRTAVRHKPHGVLAVFGPYNFPGHLPNGHIVPALLAGNTLLFKPSEQTPLVSRHMVQLWQRAGLPHGVLNLLQGGAEVGQALAASEQLDGICFTGSSATGERLQQQFGNRPGKLLALEMGGNNPLVVRSVDNIEAALFCVIQSAFLSSGQRCSCARRLLIPVGNWGDEFINRLVEAVGRLTVDAPFADPQPFMGSLISPEAVDNLLAAQLRLQSMGAEVVLAMQSVREGSALLTPGLIDVTELGARAPDEEYFGPLLQLIRYQDFDQAITLANRTRYGLSAGLISDNEAEFEHFHRHIRAGVVNWNRPLTGASGALPFGGIGASGNHRPGAWYAADYCAYPVAGLESARLELPQSLPPGMVLGAKG is encoded by the coding sequence ATGCTGGATCTGCTGATCAACGGCATCTGGGTGACCGGTGAAGGTACGCCACTGGTTTCCATCAATCCAGTGAATGGCGAGCGGCTCTGGAGTGGCCAAAGTGCCAGTCTGGAACAGGTTGACCGGGCGTTGTCTGCTGCGAGGCGGGCGGCGTCGGACTGGGGTGGGCTGGGGTTTGATCTGCGTCGACAGCTGGTCGAACGTTATACAGACCTGCTGCAGCAGGAAGCCGAACCAATGGCGATTTGTATCGCGGAAGAAACCGGCAAGCCGTTGTGGGAGGCACGTACCGAAGTCACCAGCATGATCGGCAAAACCGCTCTGTCAATCCGGGCATATTCAGAACGCACCGGTTGCCATATCAGCGAACAGAATGGTATTCGCACAGCCGTGCGTCATAAGCCACATGGCGTGCTGGCGGTGTTTGGACCCTACAACTTTCCCGGTCACCTGCCCAATGGTCATATCGTACCGGCCCTGCTGGCGGGCAATACACTGCTGTTTAAGCCCAGTGAACAGACCCCACTGGTGAGCCGTCACATGGTTCAACTGTGGCAACGAGCCGGATTGCCGCACGGCGTGCTCAACCTGTTACAGGGCGGCGCGGAAGTCGGGCAGGCGTTGGCGGCCAGTGAGCAGCTTGACGGTATCTGTTTTACCGGCAGTTCGGCCACGGGAGAGCGCTTGCAGCAGCAGTTTGGCAACCGCCCCGGCAAACTGCTGGCGCTGGAGATGGGAGGGAATAATCCGCTCGTAGTGCGGTCTGTGGATAATATTGAGGCAGCGCTGTTCTGTGTTATCCAGTCAGCCTTTTTAAGCAGTGGGCAGCGTTGCAGTTGTGCGCGCCGTCTGCTGATACCTGTGGGTAATTGGGGCGATGAGTTTATCAACAGGTTGGTTGAAGCGGTGGGCAGGCTGACAGTGGATGCCCCCTTTGCTGATCCACAGCCGTTCATGGGCAGCCTGATTTCGCCTGAAGCTGTGGATAACCTGCTGGCTGCACAGCTGCGGCTGCAGTCGATGGGGGCTGAAGTGGTGTTGGCGATGCAATCCGTGCGTGAAGGCAGTGCTTTGCTGACGCCGGGATTGATTGATGTGACCGAACTGGGTGCGCGGGCGCCTGATGAGGAGTACTTTGGTCCTCTGCTGCAACTGATTCGCTACCAGGATTTTGATCAGGCCATTACCCTGGCCAATCGTACCCGATATGGCCTCAGTGCCGGGCTGATCAGTGACAATGAGGCAGAGTTTGAGCACTTTCACCGCCATATTCGCGCCGGTGTGGTGAACTGGAACAGGCCTTTGACCGGGGCGTCCGGTGCACTGCCTTTTGGCGGCATCGGTGCCAGCGGTAACCACCGCCCCGGTGCCTGGTATGCGGCGGATTACTGTGCCTACCCCGTGGCTGGGTTGGAAAGTGCACGGCTTGAGCTGCCACAGAGCCTGCCACCGGGCATGGTATTGGGAGCGAAGGGATGA
- the polA gene encoding DNA polymerase I, with amino-acid sequence MSEQHAPVILVDGSSYLYRAFFASQQADLRTADGTPTGAIRVVTSMLKRLLKDYPGSPVAVIFDAKGKTFRDEIYAEYKSHRPPMPDDLRAQVEPIHAIIRAMGLPLFVEDGVEADDVIGTLARQASESGRAVVISTGDKDMAQLVDEHVTLINTMNDSKMDVAGVEEKFGVPPQLVIDLLALQGDKVDNIPGVPGVGEKTALALLQGIGGIQDLYENLDKIPTLGFRGAKTMPKKLEENREAAELSYLLATIKTDVPLQIDLHDITLPEPQPEQLLELFKQFEFKSWVRELEAGDAEELGAEEPVALEDAIETEYETVLTQDAFDAWLAKLKAAGEFAFDTETTSLNYMEAQLVGVSFAVEPGKAAYVPLAHDYMGAPAQLDREAVLAQLKPLLEDPELKKIGQHIKYDMNVLRHYGVELQGIGADTMLESYVLNSTASRHDMDTLADRHLGVTSTSFEAIAGKGKKQLTFNQIELEQAAPYAAEDADITLRLHHKLLPQLAAEGELLKVFEQIERPLIPVLSRMEYRGALVDANILGEQSQELELRLNEIEKDAFELAGEEFNLNSTKQLQAILFDKMGLPVKKKTPKGAPSTAEEVLQELALDYPLPKLLIEQRGLSKLKSTYTDKLPQMINPATGRIHTSYHQAVTATGRLSSSEPNLQNIPVRTLEGRRIRNAFVAPEGYKIIAADYSQIELRIMAHLSGDEGLLNAFRHGEDIHKATAAEVFGITVDKVTADQRRSAKAINFGLIYGMSAFGLARQLGIGNKEAGTYIEHYFATYPGVQRYMDETRAQARDQGYVETLFGRRLYLPEINDRNPMKRQAAERTAINAPMQGTAADIIKRAMIAVDNWLEQGQMDARMIMQVHDELVFEVRESEVDNFIAQVKPLMEDAAELAVPLLVEAGVGDNWEQAH; translated from the coding sequence ATGAGCGAACAGCACGCCCCGGTCATTCTGGTGGATGGCTCCTCCTACCTTTATCGAGCATTTTTCGCCTCCCAGCAAGCTGATCTGCGTACAGCTGACGGTACGCCAACCGGTGCCATCAGGGTTGTGACCTCGATGCTCAAACGTCTGCTCAAGGACTATCCGGGCAGCCCCGTCGCCGTTATTTTCGATGCCAAGGGCAAAACCTTTCGCGACGAGATATATGCTGAGTATAAGTCACATCGCCCGCCCATGCCGGATGACCTGCGCGCTCAGGTGGAGCCGATCCACGCCATCATTCGGGCCATGGGACTGCCGCTGTTCGTCGAAGACGGCGTGGAAGCGGACGATGTGATCGGTACCCTGGCGCGTCAGGCCAGCGAATCCGGCCGCGCGGTGGTCATCTCCACCGGTGACAAGGATATGGCACAGCTGGTGGATGAACATGTCACCCTGATCAACACCATGAACGACAGCAAGATGGATGTGGCAGGGGTCGAGGAAAAGTTCGGTGTGCCGCCGCAGCTAGTGATCGATCTGCTGGCGCTGCAGGGGGACAAGGTAGACAACATTCCCGGTGTGCCCGGTGTGGGTGAAAAGACCGCGTTGGCACTGCTGCAAGGTATCGGCGGCATCCAGGACCTTTATGAGAACCTGGATAAAATACCCACGCTGGGCTTCCGTGGCGCCAAGACCATGCCGAAAAAGCTGGAGGAGAATCGCGAAGCGGCGGAGCTATCCTATCTGTTGGCCACCATCAAGACCGATGTACCGCTGCAGATCGACCTGCACGACATCACCCTGCCTGAACCCCAGCCGGAGCAGCTGCTGGAGCTGTTCAAACAGTTCGAGTTCAAGAGCTGGGTGCGTGAACTGGAAGCAGGAGATGCTGAAGAGTTGGGAGCTGAGGAGCCGGTGGCTCTGGAAGACGCCATCGAAACCGAATATGAAACGGTCCTGACGCAGGACGCTTTTGATGCCTGGCTGGCGAAGCTCAAGGCCGCAGGGGAGTTTGCCTTCGATACTGAAACCACCAGTCTGAACTACATGGAAGCGCAGCTGGTGGGTGTCTCTTTCGCGGTCGAGCCAGGCAAAGCCGCCTATGTACCGCTGGCGCACGATTACATGGGTGCTCCGGCTCAGCTGGATCGCGAGGCTGTTCTGGCGCAGTTGAAGCCGCTGCTGGAAGATCCGGAGCTGAAAAAGATCGGCCAACATATCAAGTACGACATGAACGTATTGCGCCACTACGGTGTCGAGCTGCAGGGTATCGGCGCCGATACCATGCTGGAGTCCTACGTACTCAACTCCACCGCCAGTCGTCATGACATGGATACGCTGGCGGATCGTCATCTGGGTGTGACCTCCACCAGCTTTGAAGCCATTGCGGGCAAGGGCAAGAAGCAGCTGACCTTTAACCAGATCGAGCTGGAACAGGCCGCACCCTATGCGGCGGAGGACGCCGACATCACCCTGCGCCTGCATCATAAACTGCTGCCGCAGCTGGCCGCCGAGGGTGAACTGCTCAAGGTGTTCGAGCAGATCGAACGTCCGCTGATCCCGGTGCTGTCACGCATGGAGTATCGTGGTGCGCTGGTGGATGCCAATATTCTGGGCGAACAGAGTCAGGAACTGGAATTGCGCCTGAACGAGATCGAGAAGGACGCTTTCGAACTGGCCGGCGAAGAGTTCAACCTCAACTCCACCAAGCAGCTGCAGGCGATCCTGTTCGACAAGATGGGCCTGCCAGTGAAAAAGAAAACACCGAAGGGTGCGCCGTCTACGGCCGAAGAGGTGCTGCAGGAGTTGGCGCTGGACTATCCGCTGCCCAAGCTGCTGATTGAACAGCGAGGCTTGAGCAAGCTCAAGAGTACCTACACCGACAAGCTGCCGCAGATGATCAATCCGGCTACCGGGCGTATCCATACCTCCTATCATCAGGCAGTGACGGCGACCGGACGCTTGTCCTCATCCGAGCCCAACCTGCAGAACATCCCGGTACGTACCCTCGAGGGGCGTCGTATCCGCAACGCCTTTGTTGCACCCGAGGGTTACAAAATCATTGCGGCGGACTATTCACAGATTGAACTGCGCATCATGGCGCACCTGTCCGGTGACGAGGGGCTGCTCAACGCCTTCCGGCACGGTGAAGATATCCACAAGGCGACCGCCGCCGAAGTGTTCGGTATTACTGTGGACAAGGTAACGGCAGATCAGCGCCGCAGCGCCAAGGCGATCAACTTTGGCCTGATCTATGGCATGTCCGCCTTTGGTTTGGCACGGCAGTTGGGAATCGGCAACAAGGAGGCCGGTACCTACATCGAGCACTATTTCGCCACCTATCCCGGCGTACAGCGCTACATGGACGAAACTCGTGCTCAGGCCCGGGATCAGGGCTATGTAGAAACACTGTTCGGTCGCCGTCTCTACCTGCCGGAGATCAACGACCGCAATCCGATGAAGCGTCAGGCCGCCGAACGTACCGCGATTAACGCACCCATGCAGGGTACGGCAGCAGATATTATCAAACGCGCGATGATTGCGGTGGATAACTGGCTGGAACAGGGCCAGATGGATGCTCGCATGATCATGCAGGTACACGATGAGCTGGTGTTCGAAGTGCGTGAAAGCGAAGTGGATAACTTTATCGCGCAGGTCAAACCGCTGATGGAAGATGCCGCCGAACTTGCGGTACCCCTGCTGGTTGAAGCCGGTGTCGGCGATAACTGGGAACAGGCACACTGA
- a CDS encoding hydrolase: MRQSYYHWLPDQQALMLEQTIALAEINSGTFNVTGVNAVADRLAELAAGLNAVVQRIDLPHYRQLTDKAEWQEQPLGQALQLQKHPDAPLQLLLMGHLDTVYGVDHPFQKIRWLDAERLNGPGVTDMKGGLVVALHALTALEASPLAGKIGWRWLLNPDEEIGSPCSAELIASCAAEADLGLVFEPALADGSLAGARKGSGNFSVRVTGRAAHAGREHHLGRNAIRALCDFISALDNLNGQRKGVTINPGYIHGGGAVNVVPDRAMARFNIRIEQAEDELWCLQHLEQLQQRILRQEGIQIEQDGGFGRKPKPFGPHLRLFERLRQIGQGLGTKLNWLPSGGCCDGNNLAAAGVANIDTLGVCGGSIHSSDEFLLVGSLSERARLTAALLFELAQDDPAQWRRKRR; encoded by the coding sequence GTGCGGCAATCCTATTACCACTGGTTACCCGATCAGCAGGCGCTGATGCTGGAGCAGACAATTGCGCTGGCCGAAATCAATTCGGGTACGTTCAATGTCACGGGCGTTAATGCCGTCGCTGACAGGCTCGCTGAGCTGGCCGCTGGGTTGAATGCCGTGGTGCAGCGGATCGATCTGCCGCATTACCGTCAGCTCACGGACAAGGCCGAATGGCAGGAGCAACCACTGGGACAGGCGCTGCAGCTGCAAAAACATCCAGATGCGCCGCTGCAGCTGTTGTTGATGGGACATCTGGATACGGTCTACGGCGTTGACCATCCCTTCCAGAAGATACGCTGGCTTGATGCAGAGCGCCTCAACGGCCCCGGGGTAACCGATATGAAAGGTGGCCTGGTGGTAGCACTGCATGCTCTGACGGCGCTGGAAGCCTCGCCGCTGGCGGGCAAAATCGGCTGGCGATGGCTGCTTAACCCGGATGAAGAGATCGGCTCGCCCTGCTCTGCTGAACTGATTGCGAGCTGTGCGGCAGAGGCTGACCTGGGGCTGGTGTTTGAACCGGCATTGGCCGATGGTTCTCTCGCTGGCGCGCGCAAGGGCAGTGGCAATTTCAGTGTGCGTGTAACGGGACGTGCTGCCCACGCGGGGCGCGAACATCACCTGGGTCGTAACGCGATCCGGGCGTTGTGCGATTTCATCAGTGCGCTGGATAACCTTAACGGTCAGCGAAAAGGGGTGACCATCAACCCCGGCTATATTCATGGAGGTGGTGCGGTCAACGTGGTGCCCGATCGGGCGATGGCGCGTTTCAATATACGTATTGAACAGGCTGAAGATGAGCTCTGGTGCCTGCAGCATCTTGAGCAGTTACAACAGCGAATCCTCCGGCAGGAGGGTATTCAAATTGAGCAGGACGGTGGTTTTGGGCGCAAGCCCAAACCGTTTGGGCCGCACCTGCGTTTGTTTGAACGCCTGCGCCAGATAGGCCAGGGGTTGGGCACCAAGCTGAACTGGCTGCCCAGTGGAGGCTGCTGCGATGGCAATAATCTGGCCGCTGCAGGAGTGGCTAACATTGATACGCTGGGAGTGTGTGGTGGCTCAATTCATTCCAGCGATGAATTTCTGCTGGTTGGCAGTCTTTCAGAGCGCGCCCGACTGACAGCCGCGCTGTTGTTCGAACTGGCCCAGGATGACCCGGCGCAGTGGCGCCGTAAACGGAGGTAA
- a CDS encoding DUF2782 domain-containing protein codes for MMLKKLTLAAVLALTPLAQAEVVDDPALTEPEITITHDGESTYYEYTVNGQLREIKVVPKVGKPYYLVPADGSKFIRVEESQLLIPKWVIFRW; via the coding sequence ATGATGCTGAAAAAACTGACGCTGGCGGCGGTATTGGCACTGACGCCCCTGGCCCAAGCCGAAGTAGTGGATGACCCGGCCCTGACCGAGCCAGAGATAACCATCACCCACGATGGTGAAAGCACCTATTACGAGTACACCGTCAACGGCCAGCTGCGCGAAATAAAGGTCGTGCCCAAGGTTGGCAAGCCCTACTATCTGGTGCCGGCTGATGGCTCCAAATTCATTCGTGTAGAGGAATCGCAGCTGCTGATTCCGAAATGGGTCATCTTCCGCTGGTAA